A region of Kribbella sp. NBC_01245 DNA encodes the following proteins:
- a CDS encoding ATP-dependent DNA helicase — protein sequence MRVTLTTPAELCDLLGIPFSDQQLQAITAPLSPGVIVAGAGSGKTTAMAARVVWLICTGQVKPEEVLGLTFTKKAANELDVRIRDDLTKAGVLGLPLRSDVPPVLAAHLRSGLDEVEEAGEPVVSTYHAFAGALIAEHGLRLGLEPDVRVLADATRFQLAGRVVRRSDGPIRFASHHVPTLVNSLLALDGELADHLVRAEDIRSHDEAVRSEVAAARKQTVEVKKLAETALKRGEILQLVEEYQAYKVERGVVDFADQMALGARLAEECPEVPVIERARFKVVLLDEYQDTSVSQRRMLTALFTGPSSEAGRGHAVTAVGDPCQAIYGWRGASVANLDEFPLHFPQVDGSPAHRYVLSVNRRSGSAILAAANQHATELYERHPGVIPLEAPSNAPTGAITVGLFETRSQEIEWVADSIVAAHKTTGRRWKDIGILMRTNVDLSAVHEALISRRVPVEVVGLGGLLALPEVVDVVATLQAVNDLTANAAMLRILTGPRYRIGHRDLALLANRARRLADSGDRPAADDLVAALDAAVAGMDSTEVISLAEAVDDPGPETWGYSAEALVRFKELSLELRELRAHAGEPLLDLVRRVISTIGLDVELTATPAHVDAGRRDHLAAFLDAVGSFVSTDSSGSLDGLLAYLAAEEEYAAGLDLAVPSEADSVKLLTTHRSKGLEWPVVFVPTLVNKVFPSDRGREKWTTNAKVLPWPLRGDADTLPEIGDLSNAGLKDFAEACKEVNSLEERRLGYVAFTRAKEVLIATGHWWGPTQKRPRGPSSYLELLRRHAGDRVVAWAETPDPEVENPELAEQTQAAWPAPLDVDARARRLEAVELVRHAQAYGPDEDNEADLLLDEAATVARWDSEIERLLSEARESRSRKAYDVELPAALSATQVMRLAKDPDGLAAELARPMPRKPNRAARFGTRFHAWVETYFGQQLLLDPDDLPGAADEDIVDDTDLTELMDAFRDGPYGELMPHEIEAPFALAIGGRMIRGRIDAVYRVTRPDGSRGYDVIDWKTSRSETADPLQLAIYRIAWAELVGIPVDQVGAAFYYVRTGDVIRHPNLPNRPQLVALLDGASSPH from the coding sequence ATGCGGGTGACGTTGACGACGCCGGCGGAGCTCTGCGATCTGCTCGGCATTCCCTTCAGCGATCAGCAGTTGCAAGCCATCACCGCACCACTCTCGCCAGGCGTGATCGTGGCCGGTGCGGGTTCGGGAAAGACGACGGCGATGGCCGCACGCGTGGTCTGGCTGATCTGCACCGGACAGGTCAAACCCGAGGAAGTGCTCGGTCTGACCTTCACGAAGAAGGCGGCCAACGAGCTCGACGTGCGGATCCGCGACGATCTGACCAAGGCCGGCGTACTGGGTCTGCCGCTGCGGTCCGACGTCCCGCCCGTGCTGGCCGCCCATCTGCGCAGCGGCCTGGACGAGGTGGAGGAAGCAGGCGAGCCGGTCGTGTCGACGTACCACGCCTTCGCGGGCGCGCTGATCGCCGAACACGGGCTGCGGTTGGGCCTCGAACCGGATGTGCGCGTCCTCGCCGACGCGACGCGATTCCAATTGGCGGGTCGGGTCGTACGGCGATCTGATGGGCCGATTCGCTTTGCCTCACACCATGTGCCGACCCTCGTGAACAGCCTGCTCGCGCTCGACGGCGAGCTGGCGGATCACCTCGTGCGCGCGGAGGACATCCGGTCGCATGACGAGGCTGTCCGGTCCGAGGTGGCTGCCGCGCGGAAGCAGACCGTCGAGGTGAAGAAGCTGGCCGAGACCGCGTTGAAGCGTGGGGAGATCCTGCAGCTCGTCGAGGAGTATCAGGCGTACAAGGTCGAGCGGGGTGTGGTCGACTTCGCGGACCAGATGGCGCTGGGGGCGCGGCTGGCGGAGGAGTGTCCTGAGGTGCCGGTGATCGAGCGGGCGCGGTTCAAGGTCGTGCTGCTGGACGAGTATCAGGACACTTCGGTTTCGCAGCGGCGGATGTTGACGGCTTTGTTCACGGGTCCGTCTTCTGAGGCGGGTCGCGGGCATGCGGTCACGGCGGTGGGTGATCCGTGTCAGGCGATTTACGGCTGGCGTGGCGCGTCGGTCGCCAACCTGGACGAGTTCCCCTTGCACTTCCCGCAAGTGGACGGGTCGCCTGCCCATCGGTACGTCCTGAGCGTGAACAGGCGATCCGGCAGCGCCATCCTGGCCGCCGCGAACCAGCACGCCACCGAGTTGTACGAGCGTCACCCCGGCGTCATCCCGCTTGAGGCGCCGTCTAACGCGCCGACTGGTGCCATCACCGTTGGGTTGTTCGAGACGCGCTCGCAGGAGATCGAGTGGGTCGCGGACTCGATCGTCGCCGCGCACAAGACGACGGGCCGCCGGTGGAAGGACATCGGTATCCTGATGCGGACGAACGTCGATCTGTCCGCGGTGCACGAAGCCTTGATCTCGCGGCGGGTCCCGGTCGAGGTCGTCGGTCTTGGCGGACTGCTGGCGCTGCCCGAGGTGGTCGACGTCGTCGCCACCTTGCAGGCGGTCAACGACTTGACGGCGAATGCGGCGATGCTGCGCATCCTCACCGGACCGCGCTATCGGATCGGTCATCGCGACCTCGCGCTTTTGGCCAACCGGGCACGAAGGCTGGCCGACTCGGGAGATCGTCCGGCCGCGGATGACCTGGTGGCGGCGCTCGACGCGGCCGTCGCCGGGATGGACTCGACCGAGGTCATCTCGCTCGCGGAAGCCGTCGACGATCCGGGCCCGGAGACGTGGGGGTATTCGGCCGAGGCGTTGGTCCGGTTCAAGGAGCTCTCTCTTGAACTGCGCGAGTTGCGCGCGCATGCGGGGGAGCCGTTGCTGGACCTGGTCCGCCGGGTGATCTCGACGATCGGGCTCGACGTCGAGCTGACCGCCACCCCGGCGCACGTGGACGCGGGTCGCCGGGATCATCTCGCCGCCTTCCTCGATGCGGTCGGGAGTTTCGTCTCCACGGACTCGAGTGGTTCGCTCGACGGCCTGCTCGCGTATCTCGCGGCCGAGGAGGAGTACGCAGCCGGGCTCGACCTCGCCGTGCCGAGCGAGGCGGACTCGGTCAAGCTGCTCACCACCCATCGGTCCAAGGGGTTGGAGTGGCCGGTCGTCTTCGTACCGACTTTGGTGAACAAGGTCTTCCCGAGCGACCGCGGCCGGGAGAAGTGGACCACCAACGCGAAGGTGCTGCCGTGGCCGTTGCGCGGTGACGCCGACACGTTGCCTGAGATTGGGGATTTGTCGAACGCTGGACTGAAGGACTTCGCCGAGGCGTGCAAGGAGGTCAACTCGCTGGAGGAGCGCCGCCTTGGGTATGTCGCGTTCACGCGTGCCAAGGAAGTGCTGATCGCCACGGGCCACTGGTGGGGACCCACGCAAAAACGCCCGCGCGGCCCCTCGTCGTACCTGGAATTGCTGCGTCGGCACGCGGGCGATCGCGTCGTCGCTTGGGCGGAGACGCCGGACCCCGAGGTGGAGAACCCCGAGCTCGCCGAGCAGACCCAGGCCGCGTGGCCCGCGCCGTTGGACGTCGATGCTCGGGCGCGTCGGCTCGAGGCCGTGGAGCTGGTGCGGCACGCCCAGGCGTACGGGCCGGACGAGGACAACGAGGCGGACCTCCTCCTCGACGAGGCCGCGACCGTGGCCCGGTGGGACTCCGAGATCGAGCGCCTGCTGTCGGAAGCTCGGGAAAGCCGGAGCCGCAAGGCGTACGACGTGGAGCTGCCCGCCGCGTTGTCGGCGACCCAGGTGATGCGCCTCGCGAAAGACCCGGACGGCCTCGCCGCCGAACTCGCCCGCCCGATGCCGCGAAAGCCCAACCGGGCGGCACGATTCGGCACGCGCTTCCATGCCTGGGTCGAGACGTACTTCGGCCAGCAACTACTACTCGATCCGGACGACCTCCCAGGCGCGGCCGACGAGGACATCGTCGACGACACGGACCTCACCGAACTGATGGACGCCTTCCGCGACGGCCCATACGGCGAGTTGATGCCCCACGAGATCGAGGCCCCCTTCGCGTTGGCCATCGGCGGACGAATGATCCGCGGCCGCATCGACGCCGTCTACCGCGTAACCCGGCCGGACGGCTCCCGCGGCTACGACGTCATCGACTGGAAAACCTCCCGCAGCGAAACCGCCGACCCCCTCCAACTAGCCATCTACCGAATCGCCTGGGCCGAACTAGTAGGCATCCCCGTCGACCAGGTCGGCGCCGCCTTCTACTACGTCCGCACCGGCGACGTAATCCGCCACCCCAACCTCCCCAACCGCCCCCAGTTGGTCGCGCTGTTGGACGGCGCGTCGTCACCGCACTAG
- a CDS encoding Uma2 family endonuclease, whose product MHTPPPSDIAPPIADPAGNGAYYELVDGMRIVTPTPLPEHQRAVAQMFRWLDRNLPAELELFTSPLSYRPTYGRSLLPDLMVLHRTDVGLLYIDKPPLLLVEVVSSVTRSSDLLLKRSLYKEAGVPSYWLFDPAAEELTVLELENDTYVERANVKGQDAFKTTTPYDIRLVPADLVR is encoded by the coding sequence GTGCACACACCTCCCCCAAGCGACATCGCCCCACCCATCGCCGACCCGGCCGGCAACGGCGCGTACTACGAACTGGTCGACGGCATGCGGATCGTGACACCAACGCCGTTGCCAGAACATCAGCGCGCGGTAGCCCAGATGTTCCGCTGGCTGGATCGCAATCTGCCGGCCGAGCTCGAGCTCTTCACCTCACCTTTGTCCTACCGCCCGACGTATGGACGCTCGCTACTGCCAGACCTGATGGTGCTGCACCGGACCGACGTCGGCCTGCTCTACATCGACAAGCCACCGCTGCTCCTGGTGGAGGTCGTGTCATCGGTGACGCGATCATCAGACCTGCTACTCAAACGCAGCCTGTACAAAGAAGCGGGCGTGCCGTCGTACTGGCTGTTCGACCCCGCCGCCGAAGAACTGACCGTCCTAGAACTCGAGAACGACACCTACGTCGAGCGAGCCAACGTCAAGGGCCAGGACGCCTTCAAAACAACCACCCCGTACGACATACGCCTCGTCCCAGCCGACCTAGTGCGCTAA
- a CDS encoding IucA/IucC family protein gives MTFTETASATDTGHLTPDNWAIANRALVRKALAEFIHERLFEPVVDGEEYVVTGPASVYRFSAGRYPLNHWEVSAASITRTVDGQPARIDALDFITEFHEQLGIGTEMLPVYLEEISSTLASSAYKLAKADLTAAELATADFQTIESAMTEGHPCFVANNGRLGFGVTDYRAFAPEAGAAVRLVWIGVRRDRTSVSVSSALDYEQLLRSELGPEVLGRFAARITEAGGNPADYHLMPVHPWQWENKTSITFAADVAQRHIIYLGESDDDYQAQQSIRTFFNRSHPERNYVKTALSVLNMGFMRGLSPTYMQATPAINDWVYGLVENDLVLKRYGFTVLREIAAIGYHNSYYEAATEKTSPYRKMLSALWRESPVPQLGEGERLASMTSLLHVDRHGKSLAAALIRESGLTPQAWFRTYVDAYLVPLLHCFYNYELVFMPHGENLILVLKDAVPTRVIMKDIAEEIAVLSPDTPLPEAAERVRAEVPEDEKLLSIFTDVVDCIFRFLSPQLDAEGLLTPEAFWSVVTDAIRDYQQANPDLAEAFARYDIFAPEFALSCLNRLQLRNNQQMVDLTDVAGSLQFIGTLDNPLTTT, from the coding sequence ATGACCTTCACCGAAACCGCCAGCGCGACCGACACCGGTCACCTGACGCCGGACAACTGGGCGATCGCGAACCGGGCGCTGGTCCGCAAGGCGCTCGCCGAGTTCATCCATGAGCGGCTGTTCGAGCCGGTGGTCGATGGTGAGGAGTACGTCGTGACCGGGCCGGCCAGCGTCTACCGGTTCAGCGCGGGGCGTTATCCGCTCAACCACTGGGAGGTCTCGGCGGCGAGCATCACCCGCACGGTGGACGGGCAGCCCGCGCGGATCGACGCGCTGGACTTCATCACGGAGTTCCACGAGCAGCTCGGGATCGGCACGGAGATGTTGCCGGTCTATCTGGAGGAGATCTCCAGCACGCTGGCCAGTTCGGCGTACAAGCTGGCGAAAGCCGATCTGACCGCGGCGGAGCTGGCGACGGCCGACTTCCAGACGATCGAGTCGGCGATGACCGAGGGCCACCCGTGTTTCGTCGCTAACAACGGGCGGCTCGGCTTCGGGGTGACCGACTACCGGGCCTTCGCGCCCGAGGCCGGTGCGGCCGTGCGGCTGGTCTGGATCGGCGTACGGCGAGACCGGACGAGCGTTTCCGTGAGCAGTGCTCTCGATTATGAGCAGCTGTTGCGTTCCGAGCTCGGGCCCGAGGTGCTGGGCCGATTCGCGGCACGCATCACCGAGGCCGGCGGCAACCCGGCCGACTACCACCTGATGCCGGTGCATCCCTGGCAGTGGGAGAACAAGACCTCCATCACGTTCGCGGCGGATGTGGCCCAGCGGCACATCATCTACCTCGGCGAGAGCGACGACGACTACCAGGCGCAGCAGTCGATCCGGACCTTCTTCAACCGTTCGCATCCCGAGCGCAACTACGTGAAGACGGCGTTGTCCGTGCTGAACATGGGGTTCATGCGCGGCCTCAGCCCGACGTACATGCAGGCCACTCCGGCGATCAACGACTGGGTCTACGGCCTCGTCGAGAACGACCTGGTGCTCAAGCGGTACGGCTTCACGGTGCTTCGCGAGATCGCCGCCATCGGCTACCACAACAGCTACTACGAGGCGGCGACCGAGAAGACCTCGCCGTACCGCAAGATGCTGTCGGCGCTTTGGCGCGAGAGCCCGGTCCCCCAGCTCGGCGAGGGCGAGCGGCTGGCCTCGATGACGAGCCTCTTGCACGTCGACCGCCACGGCAAGTCCCTCGCCGCCGCGCTGATCCGCGAATCGGGTCTGACCCCGCAGGCGTGGTTCCGGACGTACGTCGACGCGTATCTGGTGCCGCTGCTGCACTGCTTCTACAACTACGAGCTGGTGTTCATGCCGCACGGCGAGAACCTCATCCTCGTACTCAAAGACGCCGTCCCGACCCGCGTGATCATGAAGGACATCGCGGAGGAGATCGCCGTCCTCAGCCCGGACACGCCACTGCCCGAAGCGGCCGAACGGGTTCGCGCCGAGGTGCCCGAGGACGAGAAGTTGCTGAGCATCTTCACCGATGTCGTCGACTGCATCTTCCGGTTCCTCAGCCCGCAACTCGATGCCGAAGGCCTGCTCACTCCCGAGGCCTTCTGGTCGGTGGTGACCGACGCGATCCGCGACTACCAGCAGGCCAATCCCGATCTCGCCGAGGCCTTCGCCCGCTACGACATCTTCGCGCCCGAGTTCGCCCTGTCCTGCCTGAACCGCCTGCAACTGCGCAACAACCAGCAGATGGTCGACCTCACCGACGTAGCCGGCAGCCTCCAGTTCATCGGCACCCTCGACAACCCCCTCACCACCACCTGA
- a CDS encoding GNAT family N-acetyltransferase: MPRAAQHEPLFRHYVAGVGSLSLRPFDLDQHTELLHGWVTQPYAKYWGLLTAGLDEVRAEYERIEQSGHHHAFIGEHDGRPAFLMERYAPAHDPVGLTYDVQPGDIGMHVLVGPAEQPIAGFTTAVFATIMDYLFCDPTVARVVVEPDVHNTKIHALNDRMGFRKDSIVELPGDKKAWLSFCTREQYLNAVRMNEAG, encoded by the coding sequence ATGCCTCGCGCCGCCCAGCACGAGCCGCTCTTCCGCCACTATGTGGCCGGGGTCGGTTCGCTCAGTCTTCGACCTTTCGACCTGGACCAGCACACCGAGCTGCTGCACGGGTGGGTGACGCAGCCGTATGCGAAGTACTGGGGCCTGCTGACGGCCGGCCTCGACGAGGTTCGCGCGGAGTACGAGCGGATCGAGCAGTCGGGGCATCACCACGCCTTCATCGGTGAGCACGACGGGCGGCCGGCATTCCTGATGGAGCGCTATGCACCGGCTCACGACCCGGTCGGGCTGACGTACGACGTGCAGCCCGGCGATATCGGCATGCACGTGCTGGTGGGGCCCGCGGAGCAGCCGATCGCCGGGTTCACCACGGCGGTGTTCGCCACGATCATGGACTACCTGTTCTGCGACCCGACGGTCGCGCGGGTGGTGGTCGAGCCCGACGTGCACAACACCAAGATCCACGCTCTCAATGACCGGATGGGCTTCCGCAAGGACAGCATCGTCGAGCTGCCCGGTGACAAGAAGGCCTGGTTGAGCTTCTGCACCCGCGAGCAGTACCTGAACGCCGTACGGATGAACGAGGCAGGTTGA
- a CDS encoding GOLPH3/VPS74 family protein — MLLAEDLLLLMYDDESGKPLTGNPGLDYALAGAVLIELTMLGKVDVAGAGEAVKKDRLIVRDGTPTGDPLLDARLALLTDREGAKPKNVLDKVSKKLRGELLARLSEKGVLQAEKDKVLGLFPVTRWPANDATHELQVRAGLESALKLGTQPDDRTAALIALLHALNVVPKVVADSVDKKALKRRAKEIAESAWAADAVRQAVQAVQAALTAAIVVSASAGASSGS; from the coding sequence ATGTTGCTCGCCGAGGACCTGCTGCTGCTGATGTACGACGACGAGTCAGGGAAGCCGCTGACCGGTAACCCCGGGCTCGACTATGCGCTGGCCGGCGCCGTACTGATCGAGTTGACCATGCTCGGCAAGGTCGACGTGGCGGGCGCGGGGGAGGCGGTCAAGAAGGATCGGCTGATCGTGCGGGACGGCACGCCCACTGGCGACCCGCTGCTCGACGCCCGGCTGGCGCTGCTGACCGACCGCGAGGGCGCCAAGCCCAAGAACGTGCTCGACAAGGTTTCGAAGAAGCTTCGTGGCGAACTGCTGGCCAGGTTGAGTGAGAAGGGCGTGTTGCAGGCCGAGAAGGACAAGGTGCTCGGGCTGTTCCCGGTCACCCGCTGGCCGGCCAATGACGCGACCCACGAACTGCAGGTGCGCGCGGGGCTCGAGAGCGCCCTGAAGCTCGGCACGCAGCCGGACGACCGTACGGCGGCGCTGATCGCGTTGCTCCATGCCCTGAACGTCGTACCGAAGGTGGTCGCGGACTCGGTCGACAAGAAAGCCCTGAAGCGTCGCGCCAAGGAGATCGCCGAGTCGGCGTGGGCGGCCGACGCCGTTCGCCAAGCGGTCCAGGCAGTGCAGGCGGCGCTCACGGCCGCGATCGTGGTGAGCGCATCAGCGGGCGCGTCGTCTGGTTCGTGA
- a CDS encoding GOLPH3/VPS74 family protein: protein MLIAEDLLLLLHDDDSDRPVGGSPSADYALAGAILIELAMRGRVGMLSSDETGGDTGETGETGGKTRGETGRDLGKNGRLVAIDDSPTGDELLDRRLAILTAKGRTVTKGKVTKNGLRPVNLVPKVAKELRAELLDRLTDKGILQADRERVLPVTRWTARDAGHGLEVRAGLESALKFGNTPSDRTGVLITLLHAQHVVPKVLTGPMGRKALRRRAAEIATENAAAEGVLGAIQTGVTAAIAVAGTNPPDAASA, encoded by the coding sequence ATGCTGATCGCGGAGGACCTGCTGTTGCTGCTGCACGACGACGACAGCGATAGGCCGGTCGGGGGATCGCCAAGTGCCGACTACGCGTTGGCGGGCGCGATCCTGATCGAGCTGGCGATGCGCGGCCGGGTCGGCATGCTCTCGAGCGACGAGACGGGCGGCGACACGGGCGAGACGGGCGAGACGGGCGGCAAGACGAGAGGCGAGACAGGTCGCGACCTGGGCAAGAACGGCCGCCTGGTCGCGATCGACGATTCGCCGACGGGGGACGAGCTGCTGGATCGCCGGCTGGCCATCCTGACCGCCAAGGGCCGCACGGTCACCAAAGGCAAGGTGACCAAGAACGGCCTGCGCCCGGTGAACCTGGTGCCGAAGGTCGCCAAGGAGCTGCGCGCGGAGTTGCTGGATCGCCTTACCGATAAGGGGATTCTGCAGGCCGATCGCGAACGCGTGTTGCCCGTCACGCGCTGGACCGCACGCGATGCCGGTCACGGTCTGGAGGTTCGCGCCGGGCTGGAGAGTGCGCTCAAGTTCGGCAATACGCCGAGCGATCGGACCGGCGTACTCATCACGCTGCTGCACGCCCAGCACGTCGTACCGAAGGTGCTCACCGGCCCGATGGGGCGCAAGGCGTTGCGCCGCCGGGCCGCGGAGATCGCCACCGAGAACGCTGCCGCCGAGGGTGTACTCGGCGCGATCCAGACCGGCGTGACCGCGGCCATCGCGGTGGCCGGCACGAACCCGCCCGACGCCGCCAGCGCCTGA
- the deoD gene encoding purine-nucleoside phosphorylase codes for MSVHIAASKGQIAPRVLFPGDPLRAKWIAETYLSDVTCYTEIRNMFGFTGTYKGERISVQGSGMGQPSAAIYANELFTEYDVQTLIRVGTCGAISESVRIRDVIIAMSASTDSQMNRLRFHGIDYAPTADYKLLRAAVDNAEAAGLNVHVGGVFSGDLFYNDRPDLVNRTAEYGVLAIEMEASALYTLAAKFGRRALGIMTVSDHLITKEETSAEERQTTFSEMITIALDAAIEVPV; via the coding sequence ATGAGTGTTCATATCGCCGCTTCGAAGGGGCAGATCGCACCGCGAGTGCTGTTCCCCGGGGATCCCCTGCGGGCCAAGTGGATCGCCGAGACCTATCTGTCCGACGTCACCTGCTACACCGAGATCCGGAACATGTTCGGGTTCACCGGCACGTACAAGGGTGAGCGGATCTCCGTGCAGGGCTCCGGCATGGGCCAGCCGTCGGCCGCGATCTACGCCAACGAGCTGTTCACCGAGTACGACGTACAGACGCTGATCCGGGTCGGTACCTGTGGCGCGATCTCGGAGAGCGTGCGGATTCGCGACGTCATCATCGCGATGTCGGCCAGCACCGACTCGCAGATGAACCGGCTGCGCTTCCACGGCATCGACTACGCGCCGACGGCCGACTACAAGCTGCTGCGCGCCGCCGTCGACAACGCCGAGGCCGCCGGGCTCAACGTGCACGTCGGTGGCGTCTTCTCGGGCGACCTGTTCTACAACGACCGCCCGGATCTGGTGAACCGCACCGCGGAGTACGGCGTGCTCGCGATCGAGATGGAGGCCTCCGCGCTGTACACGCTGGCCGCCAAGTTCGGCCGCCGCGCGCTCGGCATCATGACCGTGTCGGACCACCTCATCACGAAGGAGGAGACCTCTGCCGAAGAGCGTCAGACCACCTTCTCGGAGATGATCACGATCGCCCTGGACGCTGCGATCGAGGTGCCGGTCTGA
- the nudC gene encoding NAD(+) diphosphatase, whose amino-acid sequence MPYSIDHSSLALSRSALDRAADRRRDTAWLSQAWELPDTQVALVAGKPGDQRVAVNDDRTALAFVSPADAPDGERIFLGIDRVAGAGQTAEGRAVFAIMLAEATDSFASLREAGAVLDDREAGIAVNLVGLANWHGTHPHCARCGARTEIIDAGHVRRCPACGASHFPRSDPAVIVLVTDDQDRALLGRGVGWPEGRYSTLAGFVEPGESLESAVRREVLEESGVVVGNDVRYVGSQPWPMPSSLMLGFYAVATETTIDVDEDEIVDARWFSREDLKAAADTGEVVIPGSVSISRRLIEGWYGSDLPGSW is encoded by the coding sequence GTGCCGTACTCGATCGACCACTCCTCCCTTGCCTTGTCCCGATCCGCGCTCGACCGCGCGGCCGACCGTCGCCGCGACACCGCCTGGCTGAGTCAGGCCTGGGAGCTCCCGGACACCCAGGTCGCACTCGTCGCCGGCAAACCTGGTGACCAGCGCGTGGCAGTGAACGACGACCGCACCGCGCTCGCCTTCGTCAGCCCGGCCGACGCGCCCGACGGCGAACGCATCTTCCTCGGCATCGACCGGGTAGCCGGTGCCGGCCAGACCGCGGAGGGTCGAGCGGTGTTCGCGATCATGCTTGCGGAGGCCACCGACAGTTTTGCGTCACTGCGCGAAGCCGGCGCCGTACTGGACGATCGGGAGGCCGGGATCGCGGTCAACCTGGTCGGCCTGGCGAACTGGCACGGCACCCACCCGCACTGCGCCCGCTGTGGCGCGCGCACGGAGATCATCGACGCGGGCCACGTCCGCCGCTGCCCGGCCTGCGGAGCGAGCCATTTCCCGCGCAGCGACCCGGCGGTCATCGTGCTGGTCACGGACGACCAGGACCGCGCGCTGCTCGGCCGGGGCGTGGGCTGGCCCGAAGGCAGGTACTCGACGCTCGCGGGATTCGTCGAGCCGGGGGAGAGCCTCGAGTCCGCCGTACGGCGTGAGGTGCTGGAGGAGTCGGGCGTGGTCGTCGGGAACGACGTGCGGTACGTCGGCAGCCAGCCGTGGCCGATGCCGTCGAGCCTGATGCTCGGGTTCTACGCGGTGGCCACGGAGACGACGATCGACGTCGACGAAGACGAGATCGTCGACGCGCGCTGGTTCAGCCGGGAGGACCTGAAGGCGGCCGCCGACACCGGGGAGGTCGTCATCCCCGGCTCGGTCAGCATCTCCCGGCGGTTGATCGAAGGCTGGTACGGCTCGGATCTACCCGGTTCCTGGTAA
- a CDS encoding mycoredoxin: MAAFTMYSTPWCGYCHRLKGQLKRAGIKFSEVDIEQQPEAAKIVEKVNNGNQTVPTVVFPDGTAMTNPSLAQIADKLAA, from the coding sequence ATGGCCGCCTTCACGATGTACTCGACCCCGTGGTGTGGTTACTGCCACCGCCTGAAGGGCCAGCTCAAGCGGGCCGGGATCAAGTTCAGCGAGGTCGACATCGAGCAGCAGCCGGAGGCCGCCAAGATCGTCGAGAAGGTCAACAACGGCAACCAGACGGTGCCGACCGTGGTCTTCCCCGACGGCACCGCGATGACCAACCCGAGCCTGGCCCAGATCGCCGACAAGCTCGCGGCCTGA